A single window of Vigna radiata var. radiata cultivar VC1973A chromosome 4, Vradiata_ver6, whole genome shotgun sequence DNA harbors:
- the LOC106758441 gene encoding phospholipase A(1) DAD1, chloroplastic-like: protein MHHSHSFTYKFPLQTTPTRRTELHSLTLLPSFSLMRTLHHAPTLIKPHSTTLLQSTKPIHKMDKMMNANMPQLRSSSSMSPPLSSLTNKVGKRWKEYQGVNNWNGMLDPLDENLRAEILRYGQFVEAAYKSFEFDPSSPNYATCKFPKSTHLERCGLRNTGYKVTKHLRATSGIKLPSWVDKAPGWVATQSSYIGYVAVCHNKEEIKRLGRRDIVVAFRGTTTCLEWLENLRATLTNVVPSTVNGITVAEPCSVEENGAMVESGFLSLYTSKVSDNPSLMSLQDMVRKEIARILKTYEGENLSLTITGHSLGAALATLAAYDIKNSFLRPPHVTVISFGGPRVGNRSFRRRLEEQGTKVLRIVNSDDVITKIPGFVFDEAERKEGDVEENGGEHVASFQGWMRNRVKEVQWLLYSEIGEELRLCSRDSPYLRGINIATCHDLNIYLHLVDGFVSSTCPFRATAKRFLRH, encoded by the coding sequence ATGCACCATTCCCATTCTTTCACCTATAAATTTCCCCTCCAAACCACACCAACACGACGCACAGAACTTCATTCCCTTACTCTCTTACCCTCATTCTCACTCATGAGAACTCTTCACCACGCTCCAACTCTCATTAAACCACACTCTACAACCCTCCTTCAATCAACCAAACCCATACACAAAATGGACAAAATGATGAACGCCAACATGCCTCAGTTACGATCATCGTCGTCCATGTCACCACCATTGTCGTCATTGACCAACAAAGTTGGAAAGAGATGGAAGGAATACCAAGGAGTGAACAATTGGAACGGTATGTTAGACCCCTTGGACGAGAACCTTCGCGCCGAGATTCTCCGCTATGGCCAATTCGTCGAGGCCGCGTATAAGTCCTTCGAATTTGACCCTTCTTCCCCTAACTACGCCACATGCAAGTTCCCAAAGAGCACACACTTGGAAAGGTGCGGGTTACGCAACACCGGTTACAAGGTAACCAAACACCTACGTGCAACCTCGGGGATCAAATTACCTAGCTGGGTGGACAAAGCACCGGGTTGGGTGGCAACACAATCAAGCTACATTGGGTACGTAGCAGTGTGTCACAacaaagaagaaatcaaacGACTTGGTCGAAGAGACATTGTTGTCGCATTCAGAGGTACCACCACGTGTCTTGAATGGCTCGAAAATCTTCGAGCCACTCTTACAAACGTGGTTCCATCTACTGTAAATGGAATCACAGTAGCAGAGCCATGCAGTGTGGAAGAAAACGGAGCCATGGTGGAAAGTGGCTTCCTGAGTTTGTACACGTCCAAGGTGAGTGACAATCCTTCGTTGATGAGCTTGCAAGATATGGTGAGAAAAGAGATTGCTCGGATCCTTAAAACTTATGAAGGAGAAAATCTGAGTTTGACCATTACTGGGCATAGTTTGGGGGCGGCACTGGCGACTCTAGCCGCGTATGACATAAAGAACAGTTTTCTCCGGCCACCGCATGTGACAGTGATCTCCTTCGGCGGCCCCCGAGTCGGAAACCGGAGCTTTCGGCGGCGGCTGGAGGAGCAGGGGACTAAGGTGTTGCGGATAGTGAACTCGGATGATGTTATAACAAAGATACCAGGATTCGTGTTTGATGAGGCGGAGAGAAAGGAAGGTGACGTGGAGGAGAATGGAGGTGAACACGTGGCTAGTTTTCAGGGATGGATGCGGAATCGCGTGAAAGAGGTACAGTGGCTGTTGTACTCAGAGATTGGGGAGGAGCTTCGGCTCTGTAGCAGGGATTCTCCATACCTAAGGGGAATTAACATTGCCACGTGTCATGATTTAAACATTTATCTGCATCTCGTTGACGGCTTTGTCAGTTCCACATGTCCCTTTAGGGCCACTGCCAAGAGGTTTCTCCGCCATTAA